A stretch of the Veillonella parvula DSM 2008 genome encodes the following:
- a CDS encoding NAD(P)/FAD-dependent oxidoreductase — protein MIRIINLRVAVTVKSDIKSIVEKKYPPLRGAIETIHVVRRAVDARKKPNIVFVYTLFIEVHNEAQVMKKLGKEKDVSVFAAEDPEPIVFGSVPLAHRPVVMGFGPAGMLAAFYLAREGYRPIVLERGQDVDTRSHDVETFWKEGVFKPESNVQFGEGGAGTFSDGKLTTRITHPRLHEISKYFVEFGAPEEILYKHKPHVGTDKLRTMVKAMRERIIEWGGEVRFGSKVTDLFIENDRIVGVEVNGSERIDTTVVLSGVGHSARDTYEMLYKRNVEMTAKPFAIGVRIEHDQTIIDESQYGVEPSSLGLGAAEYSLVYHDKESGRTAYSFCMCPGGQVVASASEEGGVVVNGMSLYARDSGVANSAIVVNVGPDDFGTHPLDGVAFQREWERKAYELGGSNFHAPAQTVGQFLGLSQAPSVQNSIYSYEPGVVNCDLHDCLPSFVTSVLERALPYWGRRIRGFDDPAVCMTGVETRTSAPLRMGRNEERISPTVGGFYPMGEGAGYAGGIMSAALDGAETAILCMAKYAKPN, from the coding sequence TGCTCGTAAGAAGCCAAACATTGTTTTTGTATATACTCTATTCATTGAGGTTCATAATGAAGCTCAAGTCATGAAAAAGCTTGGTAAAGAAAAGGATGTATCTGTATTTGCTGCAGAAGATCCAGAACCTATTGTTTTTGGGTCCGTACCATTAGCTCATCGTCCTGTTGTTATGGGCTTTGGCCCTGCGGGGATGCTTGCAGCCTTTTACTTAGCTCGTGAAGGCTATCGCCCTATCGTACTTGAACGCGGTCAAGATGTAGATACACGTAGTCATGATGTAGAAACATTTTGGAAGGAAGGCGTATTTAAACCTGAATCCAACGTACAATTTGGGGAAGGTGGCGCAGGAACTTTTTCCGATGGTAAGTTGACAACTCGCATTACCCATCCGCGTTTGCATGAGATATCTAAATACTTTGTTGAGTTTGGTGCGCCTGAAGAAATATTATATAAACATAAACCTCACGTAGGTACAGATAAATTGCGTACTATGGTAAAAGCCATGCGTGAGCGCATCATCGAATGGGGTGGTGAAGTCCGTTTTGGTTCTAAGGTAACGGATTTGTTTATTGAAAATGACCGTATCGTAGGCGTTGAAGTTAATGGTAGTGAGCGTATTGATACGACTGTTGTTTTGTCTGGTGTAGGCCATAGTGCACGTGACACATACGAAATGCTTTATAAACGCAATGTGGAAATGACGGCAAAACCATTTGCTATCGGGGTTCGTATTGAGCATGATCAGACTATAATTGATGAGTCTCAATATGGTGTAGAACCATCTAGCTTGGGTCTCGGCGCAGCAGAATATTCTCTCGTATACCACGATAAAGAATCGGGCCGTACTGCATATAGCTTCTGTATGTGTCCAGGTGGTCAAGTAGTAGCATCTGCCTCTGAAGAGGGTGGTGTTGTCGTAAATGGCATGAGTTTATACGCTCGGGATAGCGGTGTTGCTAATAGTGCTATTGTAGTCAACGTAGGTCCAGATGACTTTGGTACTCATCCATTGGATGGCGTCGCATTCCAACGAGAATGGGAACGCAAAGCCTATGAGTTGGGCGGTTCCAACTTCCATGCACCTGCACAAACAGTAGGGCAGTTTTTAGGGCTTTCACAAGCACCTAGCGTACAAAATAGTATATATAGCTATGAGCCAGGTGTCGTAAATTGTGATTTACATGATTGCTTGCCATCATTCGTCACATCTGTATTAGAGCGGGCCTTGCCATACTGGGGCCGTCGTATCCGTGGATTCGATGATCCTGCGGTGTGTATGACAGGCGTTGAAACGCGTACCTCTGCACCACTCCGTATGGGACGCAATGAAGAACGCATTTCTCCTACTGTAGGAGGTTTCTATCCTATGGGGGAGGGGGCTGGCTATGCAGGGGGAATTATGAGTGCTGCCCTTGATGGTGCGGAAACGGCCATTTTATGTATGGCAAAATACGCAAAACCTAATTAG
- the glmM gene encoding phosphoglucosamine mutase produces MARLFGTDGVRGVVNEFLTPELAYHLGRAAGTHFGKEKEHPTFLIGRDTRISGSMLESALAAGICSVGGNVVIAGVIPTPAVAYLVRQQGFDAGAVISASHNPYPDNGIKFFDSNGYKLPDEVEDELEKYVRQSADNELARPTGNGIGKIEFNSNLAHLYAHFVRHTIDTSLEGLTIVYDGANGAASSVGPEILSGLGAKVININVNPDGLNINHHCGSTYIEGLQVAVQQHNADLGIANDGDADRCLLVDEKGQVLDGDQIMLLCALKLKEEGKLKGDTIVGTVMSNIGFHKAAEELGMKTVSTAVGDRYVLEYMREHNLSIGGEQSGHVIFLDHNTTGDGMLTAVQVAALMKEKKQPLSELAGIMTKYPQVLVNVRVATKTGWEDNDLIKAAIVTAEGELGDEGRVLVRASGTEPLIRVMAEGPDQETLQSLCEEIADIIGREQGLAE; encoded by the coding sequence ATGGCTCGTTTATTTGGTACAGATGGTGTACGTGGTGTTGTTAATGAGTTTTTAACGCCAGAATTAGCCTATCATTTAGGTCGTGCGGCAGGAACGCATTTTGGTAAGGAAAAGGAACATCCTACGTTCTTGATTGGTCGCGATACGCGAATTTCTGGTTCTATGCTTGAAAGTGCATTAGCAGCGGGCATTTGTTCTGTTGGCGGTAATGTAGTGATTGCAGGCGTTATCCCAACGCCAGCAGTAGCGTACCTTGTACGTCAACAAGGGTTTGATGCGGGTGCTGTTATTTCTGCATCTCACAATCCATATCCAGATAATGGCATTAAATTCTTTGATAGCAATGGCTATAAATTACCTGATGAAGTGGAAGATGAATTGGAAAAATATGTTCGTCAAAGTGCAGATAATGAATTAGCACGTCCTACAGGGAATGGTATAGGTAAAATTGAGTTTAATAGTAACTTGGCTCATTTATATGCTCACTTTGTACGTCACACAATCGATACGTCCCTTGAAGGGTTGACTATCGTTTATGATGGTGCCAATGGCGCCGCGTCTAGTGTAGGTCCAGAAATTTTGTCTGGACTAGGGGCTAAAGTCATCAATATTAATGTGAATCCAGATGGCTTAAACATCAATCATCACTGTGGTTCTACGTATATCGAAGGATTGCAAGTAGCTGTGCAACAACATAATGCAGACCTTGGTATTGCTAATGATGGCGATGCTGACCGCTGTTTATTGGTTGATGAAAAAGGTCAAGTTCTCGATGGCGATCAAATTATGTTATTATGCGCTCTTAAGTTGAAAGAAGAAGGCAAACTTAAAGGTGATACCATAGTTGGTACCGTTATGAGTAATATCGGATTCCATAAAGCAGCAGAAGAACTTGGTATGAAAACGGTTTCCACTGCTGTTGGTGATCGGTATGTATTGGAATACATGCGTGAACATAATCTTTCCATTGGTGGTGAACAATCTGGTCACGTAATCTTCTTAGATCACAACACCACTGGTGACGGTATGTTAACAGCTGTTCAAGTGGCGGCTCTTATGAAGGAGAAAAAGCAACCTCTTTCTGAGTTGGCCGGCATTATGACAAAATACCCACAAGTTCTTGTAAATGTTCGGGTCGCTACAAAAACTGGCTGGGAAGACAATGATCTTATCAAAGCTGCTATCGTAACAGCTGAAGGAGAGCTCGGTGACGAAGGTCGCGTACTTGTACGTGCCTCTGGTACAGAACCACTTATTCGCGTTATGGCAGAAGGTCCAGACCAAGAAACATTACAATCATTATGTGAAGAAATCGCTGATATTATCGGTAGAGAACAAGGGTTAGCTGAATAA
- a CDS encoding aspartate/glutamate racemase family protein, translating to MKTIGLIGGMSWESTITYYQVLNETIKQVLGGLHSAKCILYSVDFEEIEKCQANGDWDRSAEILSDAAQSLEKAGADYIVICTNTMHKVADKIERHIHIPLLHIAEMTAVELEKSGITKVGLLGTKYTMQQDFYKCILENRGIHVVIPNEDQVELVNSIIYNELCLGVISNESKQQYLDIIGDLVKSGVQGVILGCTEIGLLIKQDDTDIPLFDTTLIHAKNAALISIGRA from the coding sequence ATGAAAACAATAGGCTTAATTGGGGGAATGAGCTGGGAAAGTACGATTACGTATTACCAAGTTTTGAATGAAACTATTAAGCAAGTTTTGGGCGGCTTACATTCGGCAAAATGTATTTTATATAGCGTTGATTTTGAAGAAATAGAAAAGTGCCAGGCAAATGGCGATTGGGATAGAAGTGCTGAAATTTTATCCGATGCGGCTCAATCTCTTGAAAAGGCTGGTGCTGATTATATTGTTATATGCACGAATACAATGCATAAAGTAGCGGATAAAATAGAAAGACATATTCACATACCTCTTCTTCATATTGCGGAAATGACTGCAGTAGAGTTAGAAAAATCAGGTATTACAAAGGTAGGTCTACTCGGTACCAAGTACACGATGCAACAAGATTTTTATAAATGTATCTTGGAAAATCGGGGGATTCATGTTGTTATCCCTAACGAAGATCAAGTTGAACTTGTGAATAGTATTATATACAATGAATTGTGTTTAGGTGTTATTTCTAATGAATCTAAACAACAATACTTAGATATTATTGGTGATTTGGTAAAATCTGGTGTACAAGGTGTTATTTTAGGCTGTACTGAAATCGGACTACTTATTAAACAGGATGATACAGATATACCGTTATTTGATACTACATTGATACATGCAAAAAATGCGGCGTTGATTTCTATTGGTAGAGCATAA
- a CDS encoding tetratricopeptide repeat protein has translation MKLAIKEYWENLKVEYETTYKVSICSNYNVLKEYAERFRTYLHGLMHEQPHDVDVVCALATVEQVLRHEENSIQLLEEFLRKYKEELSDTEKARVYTNLAFYYNDEGSIKEYEYLSAAVKLNSPYIETYRGLALYHFTSYAEKGSVEELERSLLTYEKGRNISDNYEMNFGYAVCLFELKEYEKAKTIFVQLLENCPNRMRLLLCIAYCDVYLGNKIQSLDYLKKIKIGGDPAYQRDDEIWEFDIFNAYYVLDEYKLFLEECEKAKSSCDLNYGPYYFGLWTMNQYDQFHLEVDKQRTKILACIEDVKIDDDFASEEERQEHLQCWEDDLESLNILEYKIKYENYKPTVKLKLWPIYGCYLID, from the coding sequence ATGAAGCTTGCTATAAAAGAGTATTGGGAAAATCTTAAAGTAGAATATGAAACTACTTATAAGGTATCTATATGTAGTAATTATAATGTATTAAAGGAATATGCAGAGCGTTTTAGAACTTACTTGCATGGTTTGATGCATGAGCAACCGCATGATGTGGATGTGGTATGTGCTTTAGCAACTGTTGAACAGGTGTTGAGGCATGAAGAAAATTCAATACAACTATTGGAAGAGTTCCTTAGAAAATACAAAGAAGAATTGAGTGATACTGAAAAAGCAAGAGTTTACACTAATTTGGCTTTTTATTATAACGATGAGGGGAGTATAAAAGAATATGAGTATCTATCTGCAGCGGTAAAGCTAAACTCTCCATATATAGAGACCTACCGAGGGCTGGCTTTATATCATTTTACATCTTATGCAGAAAAGGGCTCAGTAGAGGAATTGGAGAGAAGCTTACTGACTTATGAAAAGGGACGAAACATATCAGATAATTATGAAATGAACTTTGGCTATGCGGTATGTTTATTTGAACTCAAAGAATATGAAAAAGCAAAGACCATTTTTGTGCAGTTACTTGAAAACTGTCCAAATAGAATGCGATTACTTCTTTGTATAGCTTATTGTGATGTGTATTTAGGAAATAAAATCCAATCCCTTGATTATTTGAAGAAAATTAAGATTGGTGGAGATCCTGCATATCAGCGAGATGATGAAATTTGGGAGTTTGATATCTTTAATGCCTATTATGTATTAGATGAGTACAAATTATTCTTAGAAGAATGTGAAAAGGCTAAAAGCTCTTGTGACCTAAATTACGGCCCTTATTATTTTGGCCTTTGGACTATGAATCAATATGACCAATTCCATCTAGAAGTGGACAAACAACGAACAAAAATACTAGCATGTATTGAAGATGTAAAAATAGATGATGACTTTGCGAGTGAAGAAGAGAGGCAAGAGCATCTCCAATGTTGGGAAGATGATTTAGAAAGCCTAAATATATTAGAGTATAAGATTAAATATGAAAACTACAAGCCTACGGTGAAATTAAAATTGTGGCCAATATATGGCTGTTATTTAATAGATTAG
- the glmS gene encoding glutamine--fructose-6-phosphate transaminase (isomerizing), producing the protein MCGIVGYIGFNQASDFLLDGMAKLEYRGYDSAGIAVIGPENVIKIQKKVGRLSNLETIVKADPNEGTVGIGHTRWATHGRPSDMNAHPHASEDGKFAVVHNGIIENYMPLKEELIAKGYHFKSETDTEVVAHLLEDMYDGDFVGTVRRMLNRVDGAYALEIICADEPDKIICTKKENPLVIGLGKGENFVASDIPAIINYTRDTYILSDGELAIVTRDNVSVFDREGKAVDKEVFHVNWNAEAAEKGGYEHFMLKEIHDQPKAVRDTFGTHISEDGKTAIFDELNWTAEDVAAFNKILIVACGTAYHAGLVTKQYIENLARIPVDVEIASEYRYSNPLTDDKTLCIVISQSGETSDTLAALKEAKRLGAKSLAITNVVGSSISREADNKVYTWAGPEISVASTKAYTTQLVAGLLFAVYLGQLNGKMNPAVGEEILSGVKNLPSLIHEIFEVDEDMKAFAKHYGFKSDAFFLGRAIDYAVAMEGALKLKEISYIHAEAYAGGELKHGTLALIEEGVPVIALATQEDVYDKMISNIREVKAREAIVIGIGMKGDEELSKHVDHTIYVPRANKFIAPILAVVPLQLLAYYAAITRGADVDKPRNLAKSVTVE; encoded by the coding sequence ATGTGCGGTATCGTAGGATACATTGGCTTTAATCAAGCATCTGATTTCTTGTTGGACGGTATGGCAAAGTTAGAATACCGTGGTTATGACTCTGCAGGTATTGCTGTTATCGGTCCTGAAAATGTTATTAAAATTCAAAAAAAGGTAGGCCGTCTCTCCAATTTAGAGACTATCGTGAAAGCGGATCCTAATGAAGGAACTGTAGGTATCGGACATACTCGTTGGGCTACACATGGTCGTCCATCCGATATGAATGCGCATCCTCATGCATCTGAAGATGGTAAATTTGCCGTTGTACATAACGGTATTATTGAAAACTATATGCCTTTAAAAGAGGAACTCATCGCAAAAGGATATCATTTCAAATCTGAAACGGATACAGAGGTGGTTGCACATTTATTGGAGGACATGTACGATGGCGATTTTGTCGGTACTGTTCGTCGTATGCTGAATCGTGTAGACGGTGCGTATGCTCTCGAAATCATCTGTGCCGATGAACCGGATAAAATCATTTGTACAAAGAAAGAAAACCCTTTGGTTATCGGCCTCGGCAAAGGGGAAAACTTTGTTGCTTCCGATATTCCAGCTATTATTAATTACACACGTGACACATATATTTTAAGCGATGGCGAATTAGCTATCGTAACTCGCGATAATGTATCCGTATTTGACCGTGAAGGAAAAGCTGTTGATAAAGAGGTATTCCATGTTAACTGGAATGCGGAAGCAGCAGAAAAAGGCGGTTATGAACACTTTATGTTGAAAGAAATTCATGATCAACCTAAGGCTGTTCGTGATACATTTGGTACACATATTTCTGAAGACGGTAAGACAGCTATCTTTGATGAGTTGAATTGGACTGCTGAAGATGTGGCAGCTTTCAATAAAATTCTCATCGTTGCATGCGGTACTGCATACCATGCAGGGCTTGTAACAAAACAATATATTGAAAACTTGGCGCGTATTCCAGTTGATGTGGAAATCGCATCTGAATATCGTTACAGCAACCCGTTGACTGATGATAAAACATTATGTATCGTTATCAGCCAATCCGGTGAAACATCCGATACATTGGCGGCCTTGAAGGAAGCTAAACGCCTTGGTGCCAAATCCTTGGCTATTACCAATGTTGTTGGTTCCAGCATTTCTCGTGAAGCGGATAACAAAGTTTACACATGGGCTGGTCCTGAAATTTCTGTAGCGTCCACAAAAGCGTACACTACTCAATTAGTAGCAGGCTTGTTGTTCGCTGTATACCTTGGCCAATTAAACGGCAAAATGAATCCAGCTGTAGGCGAAGAAATTCTTAGCGGCGTTAAAAACTTACCATCCTTGATTCATGAAATCTTTGAAGTAGACGAAGATATGAAAGCCTTTGCAAAACATTATGGCTTCAAATCTGATGCGTTCTTCTTGGGTCGTGCTATCGACTACGCAGTAGCGATGGAAGGGGCTTTGAAATTGAAAGAGATTTCTTACATCCACGCTGAAGCATATGCAGGTGGCGAATTGAAACATGGTACATTGGCTCTTATTGAAGAGGGCGTACCTGTTATCGCATTGGCTACACAAGAGGATGTTTATGACAAGATGATCAGCAACATCCGCGAAGTAAAAGCGCGTGAAGCTATCGTAATCGGCATCGGTATGAAAGGTGACGAAGAATTATCTAAACACGTTGACCACACAATCTATGTGCCTCGTGCAAATAAATTCATCGCTCCAATCTTAGCGGTTGTACCATTGCAATTATTGGCGTACTACGCAGCGATTACTCGTGGTGCAGACGTAGACAAGCCACGTAACTTGGCTAAATCTGTAACCGTAGAATAA
- the trpS gene encoding tryptophan--tRNA ligase yields the protein MAVIFSGIQPSGELTLGNYLGALRNFLDYQDTDECYYCIVNQHAITVPQDPKELFQNTRNLAALYLAVGLNPKKVTLFVQSEVPEHVKLGWVMQSISYVGELERMTQYKDKSQKQGDSIPTALLTYPPLMAADILLYGTNYVPVGEDQKQHLELTRNLAERFNRRFGETFVVPDIKVGEGGARVMSLQEPTKKMSKSDDNQNATIRLLDAPDLIVKKLKRAQTDSDNAVRYDKENKPGISNLMGIYRAITKDSYEAIEEMYAGKGYGVFKSDIADLLVATLEPIQQRYNELITSPELDVILDEGAAKAHAKASAMYRKVEQAMGLCRK from the coding sequence ATGGCAGTTATATTTTCCGGCATCCAACCAAGTGGGGAGTTAACACTTGGTAACTATTTGGGGGCTTTACGTAATTTTTTAGACTATCAAGATACTGATGAGTGTTACTATTGCATCGTTAACCAACATGCGATTACTGTACCGCAAGATCCAAAAGAGTTATTCCAAAATACTCGTAATTTGGCTGCGTTGTACCTCGCTGTTGGTCTCAATCCTAAAAAGGTAACATTGTTCGTACAATCCGAAGTGCCTGAGCATGTTAAGCTCGGTTGGGTTATGCAATCTATTAGCTATGTTGGCGAATTAGAGCGTATGACTCAGTACAAAGATAAGTCTCAAAAGCAAGGTGACTCTATTCCTACAGCGTTGCTTACGTATCCACCATTGATGGCGGCGGATATTCTGCTATATGGTACGAATTATGTTCCTGTAGGTGAAGACCAAAAGCAACACCTTGAGTTGACTCGTAATTTAGCAGAGCGTTTTAACCGTAGATTCGGTGAAACTTTCGTAGTACCTGATATCAAGGTCGGCGAAGGTGGTGCTCGTGTCATGAGCTTACAAGAGCCAACCAAAAAAATGAGTAAATCTGACGACAACCAAAATGCTACAATTCGTCTTTTGGATGCTCCAGATTTGATTGTGAAAAAATTGAAACGCGCTCAAACTGATTCTGATAATGCAGTGCGTTATGATAAAGAGAATAAACCTGGCATTTCTAACTTGATGGGAATATACCGTGCCATTACGAAAGACAGCTACGAAGCTATCGAAGAAATGTACGCTGGCAAAGGTTACGGTGTATTTAAATCCGATATTGCTGATCTATTAGTAGCAACTCTTGAACCAATTCAACAACGTTACAATGAATTGATTACAAGCCCTGAATTGGATGTAATCCTCGATGAAGGGGCTGCTAAGGCGCATGCTAAAGCAAGTGCAATGTACCGTAAGGTAGAGCAAGCTATGGGCTTGTGCCGTAAATAA
- a CDS encoding amino acid ABC transporter substrate-binding protein → MNWKKMMAVGLAAVSMMAFVTGCGGDTKKANTELPKKVVIGLDDSFPPMGFKDEKGEIVGFDIDMAKEAAKRAGMDVEFKAIDWSSKEAELKSKKIDALWNGLTVSPEREKNILFSNTYMKDKQYVIVRNDDDSIKGKADLAGKVVGVQQASTGEAALQNDPSGKTVKETKSYADFVSAFMDLGIGRVDAVIADGVIARYLMTKEPGKYKIVEGTDYGVDNFAVGFRKDDTALRDKINGILAEMKKDGTADKIAEKWLGSGADLDKSDAK, encoded by the coding sequence ATGAATTGGAAAAAGATGATGGCCGTTGGCCTTGCAGCTGTATCTATGATGGCATTTGTAACAGGTTGTGGTGGTGACACTAAAAAAGCTAATACAGAATTGCCTAAGAAAGTTGTTATCGGTTTAGATGATAGTTTCCCTCCAATGGGCTTTAAAGATGAAAAAGGTGAAATTGTTGGCTTTGATATCGACATGGCTAAAGAAGCAGCTAAACGTGCTGGTATGGATGTAGAGTTCAAAGCTATCGACTGGTCTAGTAAAGAAGCGGAACTAAAATCTAAAAAAATTGATGCGTTGTGGAATGGCTTAACAGTTTCTCCTGAGCGCGAGAAAAATATTTTGTTCTCCAATACATATATGAAGGATAAACAATATGTCATTGTTCGTAATGACGATGATTCCATTAAAGGTAAAGCCGATTTAGCTGGTAAGGTAGTAGGCGTGCAACAAGCTAGTACTGGTGAAGCAGCATTGCAAAACGACCCAAGCGGTAAGACTGTTAAGGAGACAAAATCCTATGCGGATTTTGTAAGTGCATTTATGGATCTTGGTATTGGTCGTGTTGATGCGGTTATTGCTGACGGTGTAATCGCTCGTTATCTTATGACAAAAGAACCTGGTAAATACAAGATTGTAGAAGGTACTGACTACGGTGTTGATAATTTCGCTGTTGGTTTCCGTAAAGATGATACTGCTTTGCGTGACAAAATTAATGGTATCTTAGCTGAAATGAAAAAAGACGGTACTGCTGATAAAATTGCTGAAAAATGGTTAGGCTCAGGCGCAGACTTAGATAAGAGCGATGCTAAATAG
- a CDS encoding amino acid ABC transporter permease, translated as MLDYLLQIIPTIADGLKVTVSLFCIVWILSIPGGILMAMLRLSKLPLVDKFVDAFVYLMRGTPLMLQILFVYYALPIITDGAIQMDDATAAVLTFVLNYAAYLCEIFRGGIQSISRGQYEGAKVLGFTYAQTMRKIILPQMFKRVLPPLANETINLLKDTSLVYVLAMNDILRITKSIVQRDFDISAFLVAALFYLIFTFILTNIFNYLERRFAVYED; from the coding sequence ATGTTAGATTATTTATTGCAGATTATCCCAACCATCGCTGATGGTTTAAAGGTAACCGTATCGCTATTCTGTATTGTATGGATTTTATCTATTCCTGGGGGTATTTTAATGGCTATGTTACGCCTATCTAAATTGCCTTTAGTAGATAAGTTTGTTGATGCTTTCGTGTATTTGATGCGGGGCACACCGTTGATGCTACAAATTTTATTCGTCTATTATGCATTGCCAATCATCACAGACGGTGCCATTCAAATGGATGATGCGACGGCAGCAGTTCTTACCTTCGTCTTAAACTACGCAGCTTATTTATGTGAAATTTTCCGTGGGGGGATTCAATCCATCTCTCGTGGTCAATACGAAGGGGCAAAGGTTCTTGGTTTTACCTATGCACAAACTATGCGTAAGATCATCTTGCCACAAATGTTTAAACGTGTATTGCCTCCTCTTGCGAATGAGACGATTAACTTATTGAAAGATACATCTCTCGTGTATGTATTGGCGATGAATGATATCTTGCGTATTACAAAATCTATCGTACAACGTGATTTTGATATTTCTGCATTCCTCGTGGCAGCATTATTCTACTTAATCTTTACCTTTATTTTAACGAATATCTTCAACTACTTAGAACGAAGATTTGCTGTATACGAAGATTAA
- a CDS encoding amino acid ABC transporter ATP-binding protein, with the protein MTFVNMERIEKRFNNQTVLRDVSLKMNRGEIVSIIGPSGSGKSTFLRCLGQLETIDGGSITVDGTILASTENGVVKYASPQTQHELLLRMGMVFQSFNLFPHMTVLDNIMIAPRMVKGMKDDEISPIAEQLLNKVGLWEKRDMYPSRLSGGQQQRVAIARALAMNPEIMLFDEPTSALDPELTGEVLKTIKQLADDHMTMIIVTHEMNFAREVSDRVIFMADGVIQEEGTPEQIFNHPQNERTKAFLDNML; encoded by the coding sequence ATGACATTTGTAAATATGGAGCGTATTGAAAAACGCTTTAATAATCAAACCGTATTGCGCGATGTGTCGCTCAAAATGAATAGAGGCGAAATCGTTTCTATTATCGGACCTTCTGGTTCTGGTAAATCTACATTTTTACGCTGCTTGGGTCAGTTAGAAACGATTGATGGAGGCTCTATTACCGTTGATGGTACGATTCTTGCTAGTACTGAAAATGGGGTTGTAAAATACGCCTCTCCTCAAACTCAGCATGAATTATTGCTCCGCATGGGTATGGTATTCCAATCTTTCAATTTGTTCCCGCATATGACGGTATTAGATAATATTATGATTGCTCCACGTATGGTAAAAGGTATGAAAGATGACGAAATCTCACCGATTGCAGAGCAATTACTCAATAAAGTAGGATTATGGGAAAAACGAGATATGTATCCATCTCGCTTGTCTGGCGGTCAGCAACAGCGTGTAGCTATTGCCCGTGCGCTAGCGATGAATCCAGAAATCATGCTTTTTGATGAACCCACATCTGCCCTTGATCCTGAGCTTACTGGTGAGGTTCTTAAGACAATCAAACAATTGGCGGACGATCACATGACGATGATTATCGTAACTCATGAAATGAACTTTGCTCGTGAAGTATCGGATCGTGTTATCTTTATGGCTGATGGTGTTATTCAAGAAGAAGGAACACCAGAACAAATTTTTAATCATCCGCAGAACGAAAGAACGAAAGCGTTCTTGGATAATATGTTATAG
- a CDS encoding universal stress protein encodes MVTYKTIVVPTDGSENAKRALEHALAVADRNQAELIVVHVANIVSAISNFDQTPISGGYVSEQIAEDMEETGKEILNDVVKEIPAGVKVKSVFEVGSPGPALLAVAKKYNADLIVMGSRGLGPLKGLFMGSVSSYVTSHSTCPVLIIK; translated from the coding sequence ATGGTTACCTACAAAACTATTGTCGTACCTACTGATGGTTCTGAAAATGCTAAACGTGCGTTGGAACATGCTCTCGCTGTAGCGGATCGCAACCAAGCTGAATTGATTGTTGTTCACGTTGCAAATATTGTGTCTGCTATTTCCAATTTTGATCAAACACCAATTTCTGGTGGATATGTATCTGAGCAAATTGCTGAGGATATGGAAGAAACTGGTAAGGAAATTCTTAATGATGTAGTGAAAGAAATTCCTGCAGGCGTAAAAGTTAAAAGCGTATTTGAAGTTGGCTCCCCTGGACCTGCACTACTTGCAGTGGCAAAAAAATATAATGCTGATCTCATCGTAATGGGTAGCCGTGGTCTTGGCCCTTTGAAAGGCTTATTCATGGGTAGCGTAAGTAGCTATGTAACTAGCCACTCCACTTGCCCTGTATTAATCATTAAATAA
- a CDS encoding ArsR/SmtB family transcription factor: protein MTDKQESLLKLAELFKILGDPTRLKIVELLLENEMCVNHIAETMEMGQSAISHQLRVLRQARLVTYRKDGKTAYYSLNDDHVECLVRMGMEHVAHQ, encoded by the coding sequence ATGACCGACAAACAAGAATCATTGCTGAAGCTAGCAGAACTGTTTAAAATCTTGGGTGATCCTACACGCCTTAAAATAGTAGAGCTATTACTAGAAAATGAAATGTGTGTTAATCACATTGCAGAAACCATGGAGATGGGACAATCTGCTATTTCTCATCAATTGCGTGTATTGCGCCAAGCGCGCCTTGTTACATATCGTAAAGATGGGAAAACAGCATACTATTCTCTAAACGATGATCATGTTGAATGTTTAGTTCGCATGGGGATGGAACACGTAGCTCATCAATAA